A segment of the Thermoleophilaceae bacterium genome:
GCATTCCCACTACGCGACGGCACTCGGCTGCGTGGTCGACGAGATCCCCGCGCTGCACTACGCGGTCGCCGAGTTCGGCGGGCCGATCCCGACGGTCCCCTACGAGCCTGCGGGGTCGGCCGACCTGGCCGAGCGGGTGCACGCAGCACTGGCGGACCGGGCTGGCGTGCTGTTGCAGAGTCATGGCGCGGTCACGATCGGCGCCTCTCTGCGGCAGGCCTACGCGCGGGCCGTGACGCTCGAATGGGTCGCGCGGATCTATCACCACGCGCGGATGATCGGAGAGCCCCGGCGGTTGGAGGAGGCGCGCTTCGCGCAGCTCCCGCGGCGGAGTGCTACACCTTGAGCCCGCGGGGGCCCCGTCCAGCCGCTCTCAGCGAGATGCGCTCGCGAGGCCTGCCACACCAACCGGTGTGGACCGACCGAACAGCACTCCACCGACCTTGGCGACCGGCGCAGCGGCCGCCACCCCGACGGTGCTAGCGGCATCCGCTCGTGGTAGTAGACGCCCACGACGTCGCTAGCGGCAGGGCCAAGGCTTGTCCCTCCTCGCCTTGGCCCTGCCATCGCCGACCTGCGGCGAGTCCGCGGAACGCAGGGGCGCGACTCGTTCGAGCTTTCCGTGTGTCGGAGGCGACCACCCTGTCAGGGCCGGTTGAAAACTGAACCCCTTTGCGCCGGTTGAATGTTGACCCCGCGGTGAGAGCGACCGCTTGCGGAGCCGAGCCGTAGGCGAGGCGTAGCAGGCGGTCGGCGCGGCGCTGAGCGGGCATCTGAAGGCGGGGGAGTGGAACCGGGCGGCGGTTGGCGGCGAGATCGAGACCGTGGCGGCGGTATTTGAGCGATCTGGCCGTCGGCGAGGCTCTCAGCGCCGCTCTGCGGGCCTGGGCGGAGGCGCCGCGGGTGAGTTGTCAGCCGATCTCAGCGGGCGGCGCGGTGCCGAGGTCCTTGTCGCGCAGTCGGTAGGAGTCGCCCTTGAGGCTGAGGATCTCGGCGTGGTGGACGAGGCGGTCGATCATCGCGGCGGCGGTGGCGTCGTCGCCGAAGATCTCGCCCCAGGCCGAGAACGGCTTGTTGCTGGTGGCGATCAGCGAGGCGCGCTCGTAGCGGCGGCTGACGAGCATGAACATCAGGTTCGCGGCCTGGGGGTCGAACGGGATGTAGCCGACCTCGTCGCAGACGAGCAGCGGGTAGCGCTCGAGCCTGCGCAGCTCGTCGTCGAGGCGGCCCTGGCGCTGCGCGTCGGCGAGCAGCGCGACCCATTCG
Coding sequences within it:
- a CDS encoding class II aldolase/adducin family protein, with product MLLEAERHLVARYGARMWREGLVTGTYGNISVCTGGRIAITPTDMRYGGMKPADVCVVDLAGTQMDGGARPSSELRMHVLLHGREGDGAIVHTHSHYATALGCVVDEIPALHYAVAEFGGPIPTVPYEPAGSADLAERVHAALADRAGVLLQSHGAVTIGASLRQAYARAVTLEWVARIYHHARMIGEPRRLEEARFAQLPRRSATP